One window of Camelus dromedarius isolate mCamDro1 chromosome 18, mCamDro1.pat, whole genome shotgun sequence genomic DNA carries:
- the FAM110A gene encoding protein FAM110A, protein MPVDTLTPGARDTPTPPFRLRTKVPGYLLRRPADGGARKPSAVERLEADKAKYVKSLHVANTRQEPVQPLLSKQPLFSPGTRRTVLTPSRRVLPGPGRRPQLDLDILSSLINLCDSPVSPAEASRTPGRAEGTRQAPPATPPRPQPSTAAVRRVDVLPLPASPARPCPSPGAAAASSPTRPPGLQRSKSDLSERFSRAAADLERFFNFCGLDPEEARGLGVAHLARASSDIVSLAGPSAGPASSEGGCSRRSSATVEERARERVPYGVSVVERNARVIKWLYGLRQAWESPAAEG, encoded by the coding sequence ATGCCTGTGGATACCCTGACTCCCGGAGCCcgggacacccccaccccacctttccGTCTACGGACCAAGGTCCCCGGCTACCTGCTACGGCGGCCAGCGGATGGTGGAGCCCGGAAACCTAGTGCTGTAGAGCGCCTGGAGGCCGACAAGGCCAAGTACGTCAAGAGCCTGCATGTGGCCAACACCCGCCAGGAACCTGTGCAGCCCCTGCTGTCCAAACAGCCGCTCTTCAGCCCCGGGACTCGCCGCACGGTGCTCACGCCCAGCCGCCGAGTCCTGCCTGGCCCCGGCCGCCGACCCCAGCTGGACCTGGACATCCTTAGCAGCCTCATCAACTTGTGTGATAGTCCCGTGTCTCCTGCCGAGGCTAGTCGTACCCCTGGACGGGCAGAGGGAACCCGCCAGGCTCCTCCAGCAACCCCCCCACGCCCACAACCCAGTACTGCTGCGGTCCGCCGAGTGGATGTCCTTCCCCTGCCAGCCTCACCTGCCCGGCCCTGCCCATCGCCAGGTGCTGCCgctgcctccagccccacccgGCCCCCTGGTTTGCAGCGCTCTAAGTCGGACCTGAGTGAGCGCTTCTCGCGGGCAGCTGCTGACCTGGAGCGATTTTTTAACTTCTGCGGCCTGGACCCGGAGGAAGCACGGGGCTTGGGTGTGGCCCACCTGGCGCGGGCCAGCTCAGACATCGTGTCCCTGGCCGGGCCCAGTGCTGGGCCGGCCAGCTCCGAAGGGGGCTGTTCCCGCCGCAGCTCTGCCACAGTCGAGGAGCGGGCCCGGGAGCGCGTCCCCTATGGCGTGTCGGTGGTAGAGCGAAATGCCCGGGTGATCAAGTGGCTGTACGGGCTGCGGCAAGCCTGGGAGTCTCCTGCGGCTGAGGGCTAG